The Arachidicoccus terrestris genome includes the window GCTGTCTCCCTGTTCTGTCAAAATACCATTCTTGCTCCAAAGTTGTTTACTGAGTAGTGCCGCGGCCGTACCTTCTTTACGATCCATCAGTCCCATCACCAGTGGCAGGCAGATCCAGGACCGTAATGTGGTATTGCCGTCATAATATCGATAGGTTTCAAAATGATCTATTGTCCTGCCAAAATACTGCTCAATAGCGAATGCCAGCGCCTTTGCGCGCGCTTTATAAATACGGACGGAATCTGTGTGACCAAGTGCTCTTGCCAGGTCTGCCGCACTGACTAAGGCACCATAAGCCAGCGCATTTGTGGAAAGGTTGGCCTTACCGGAAGGAAAGCGACCTTCCAGTTCATCACTATTAGAAGCAATAATACCCTCCGGTAATTTTCTGGTCTCCAAAAAGTTAAGGCACCAGGTGATCAGCTTCCAACATCGTTTCGCTTCCACTATTTCGCCATATGCCAGTGCAAATCTGGATGCGCCATAGGCGATCATCGCCTGGTCGCCCCTATCCCCTGCGCCCTGCCAGACATCTGTTCCTTCTGCAATAATGGAGCTGGGCAGCGGTTTATATTCAGGATTCATATACCGGGCAAATAGCCGGTAACAATTAATAGCAGACGCGTTACCTTCCTCATAACCCAGAAATGGGAAAAACGGGCTCATATATTCTGCCTGATCATTGGCCCAAATGGCAGCATAATATACACCTCCGCCCGGCCCATGCATTAACCCTCCCTTGGTATCAAAAATACTTTCCGATGCCCGGATCTTCGCAAAATCAAACATCCGGTTAATTGTATCATTGGGCGTTTGAAGCACCAGGTTTTGATGGATTTCCTTGAGATATCTGGCTCTTTTCTGCCATTCATAGCGGCCATCATAATGATAAGGCTGTTCCTGCATAGTGCGCCCATCCGTTACCAGTGCCAGGTCAATGGCGTCGCCCGGAGTTATGACCAATACATTGTCCTTATTAAAGGCATTTTCCGGGAAATACTTTTGCCGAAGCACGTAGCTGCCGTACACACCTTTGGAACTGTCTGTCATTCGGACGCTGTCTTTAATGCCCTGAAAGTTTAAAGTTACAGGTTTCTCAGACTGGTTTACAAGCCGGTATTGCTCAATAAAGGCTGGTTTGTCCATACTCGGGAACAGGTTTGCTTTTATGAGCAATCCTTCCGGGGTTGTGGCAGTGAAGCCCAGTTGTCCGTGAATACTAAAGCGGGTGGGTTGTAATTGCAGCGGCCTGCCATTTATCGTAATGCCTGGCAACGGCGGCCCATTAAAGTGCTGGCTGAGTTGACCATACGTGTTATTAGGGATAATACGTAATCTGGTAAAGATAAGCTGTCTTTTTAAAACCAGCCTGCTGTGTTCATCCACCCCATAGCGGACAATTGCAGCCATGTATTTTCCACTCATCTCCAGGTGGTCCTGGTAGGAGCTCTTTAATGAGGCCACCTGCAAAGCGATTCCTCCATCCACCGAATCTTCCAGGTTCCATATTGGCTTTTGCGCCCCGATCTTCCTGCTATATAAGCTCACAAATAATAACAGGAAGAGTAACTTACTATAATAACCCAGGTTATGACGATATATCTTCATGGGATGATATTAATAAATAGAATAGGCGAATGAGCAGATTCTCCTACAATTTATGGATTATATATGAGAAGTGTACCGTGACTACCCTCTTTTTTCTTAAGAAATTCGAATCGGCTTGCCAAATAAAATGATACGAAGGGTGCAGGCCTTAATAAGCTATCCATTTCTCCAATAAAACACCGGACCCAACCATAAGGGTTGGGCCCGGCTAACCTACCAATTATTGAAAATTTTGACCATTTGTAGGCATTCAATTGTTTAAAGCAGACAACTGAGTTTTGCTAATACATGCATATCCTTGTTGATCAGGTCTCCAGATAACCCGTTTTTAGGCGCTTTTAGCGATACAAGCATAGCGTTAATGGCTCTTTTGAATATCACCGCCCCGAAGCTGCGGTAATAGCTCAAAATATCGAAGAGGGTCTGTTTAAAAAAGCTTCCAAGATTTTTACCCCAAAAGAGGTAGAGGAAATTCAGCGGTAGTTTGCCTGCAGCATACTGGGCAAACTCATTTTGAAAATCAGGGCAGGCCTTTGCGCGATCCGGTACCTTGCGAAGGACCACCTCGGAACCGGAGACAGGATATGGTTTCGGTTCCCGAGAAACGAAGTTGTTTTCTGTGGGATCAATGACAGCGCATTTGCTTTTGGTGAACACACCCACCTGTCTATGCTGGCCTGTACAATTACCTGACATATATGGGATGGAACGCGGGTTATCCGGCTCCGAACTTTCCGCGATAATCGTATCCGGCTTCCGGATTATATCGCTACCCCCGTCCACTATTGTTTCCATTTTGAATGTTCCATCTTCCAGCCTTTCTGCAGAAGCCTCTTTCTGCAATTTGTCCAGTAAAATGACCCGCATCCAGTCAAAAGGAAGATATTTGTTCTCGCATTGTGTTAGGTGATCAATATCCCTATTCCACTCATCTAAAGTAGCTGTCAGGAAGATATCTTTGTTCTCACTGTATTCATATTGTTCCATAGCTGGTCTCTTTAAAGGGTTTCATTTATATCTTTAACATCATCACCAAAAAGGTTACATGGAACGGCAGTTAAATTCGAGCAATTTATCTACCCCCGTTATTAATTCAATTTCCGATGCTGGCATATAGGTGAAAGAAAAGTGCATACAGGAAATTCAAAAAATAAAGCCATGTAACCAAGAAGGTGTATGATGGTTGTTTGGCAATTACAGATTTCATTTGTTTCACAAAGATAAGACGGTACAATATTGAAAACCAAATTAAAATGTCGGAAAAGCCCTGCTTTTCTAAAATAAATGGGTATAAAAATGGTCCTTTTTTTTGGAAAATTAAAATTGCCTTTCAGTATCGCTTTTTCAATTGGTTGATCTTTTATTATGTATAGTATAACACCCATATATGATTAAAAATACAACTATAGAAAATGGGATATTTTAGACACCTTTTTTGTTTTTTTCATCAATGTCATTAGCTTAATTGCACCTACCCCTGTCGACAGCTACTATTCTGTATTTATAGAACGTGCCGTAAAACCGATTCATCACGTAGTGTGGGTGGGATGTAAGGCACAAAAGTATTTGGCTGTTTTACAAAGTACATTTACCTTCGTTTTGTCAGTAAAAGACTTAAAAACCTCGTAAGGGACTTGCGAGTACACGTGTGGAGCGATAATAAGACTTCTAACCCATTTGGGCAGTAAGCAAGTCGCTGTGAAGCACGAAGCCCATTCATCGCTTTAGCATGGGGGGTAGTTCACCTAACCATATATATCCTTAAGTTATTGACATTGCCTTAATAACCTTCATTTTGTACCAGAAAACCTTCTTTACTGGAAGCGCCGTCGATGGCCTGTTGTGGTATAGGAAACAACCGCTTTTTCGCATCGTTATTTGTTTTTTCAGTCCATCTGCCTTCATATTTTCCGAACCGAATTTGGTAGGTTCTGCGTAAACCCTCCCAGTATAACTCAAAACCTGATTCACGAAATAGAATATCCAGATTTATTTTACTCAATGGTGCCGGAGTTTGAGCAGGACGGGCGTTTCTGGATGTACGTAAGAAATTGATATCTGCAAGCGCTCCTGCCTGGTCGTTATTTCTCAGCTTTGCTTCTGCCCGCATCAGATAAATTTCTCCCAGGCGAATCAATACAAGATCAACAGCACTAAATGAACAACAATCGGGGGCCTTGTGACTAAACTGGTATTTCGAAAAACGGTACCCCGTATTATGCAGGCTGCCTTCTGCTGTAAAATCAATTTTGAGGGTATGGTTTACATAAGTTCTGCTGGTACCACTGGTTCTCGTGTTAATTACCGGATAAATCCTCACTCCACCATCGTCGCACTTTAAGATCTTACCGTTTTCATCTTTTCTGGGGCCCCAGATAATTCCGCGCAAGATGCCCCTGTCTATCTCGAAATCTTCAGCTTTTATACAATAGTAATGATTGGAATCATTAGAGGGATTAACGCCGGTAAGGTCTTTGAGGTTATCGGGAACAATCGTATTCTTCTTAAAGAAGCGGGCATCGGCATCAGCCGGGTCAACCTGGCCATATGCGTCAACCCAGGTTTGGTAAAAATCAGGCGTAAGTGCAGCCGCGTCGGTTCCCCGTGTGCTGGGAGACTCAGGCCTTGGCACCTGATCTCCCGAAATCGACCAGTAAGCCCATCGCTGATGCTCCGTCTGAAGTACGCCTCTTTGATCCAGCGCAAAAATAAGCTCAGCATTCGCTGAGTTATTATCGCTGAACAAATCAAAATATTCCGCAGACAGCTCATAGGGGCCGGATATGATATTACTGGTATATTCAATCACTTTGTCCATGTCCTCTTTTTTGAATTTTGGTGTGCCATAGGGATCGCGATACACTGCAGCATTCAGATATAACCGTGCCAGCAGCGCCATAACGGAATATTTGTTCAGCCTTCCGGAATAACTGTCATCACCCATGGCATCCAGCGCAGATAAAAGATCCTTTTCTATATAATCTATGGCTTCCTGTTTTCTTAAAATTTCCGAAGTTTCTGATGATTTTTCTTTTTTAAAGACAAGTCCCCAGTTATCAAGTGCCATCATATTCAAATAAGCTCTCATGGCTACCATCTCGGGCAGTGCTTTACGGGCTTCTTCATCCCCCTTTTCAGCCTCCGGCTTCAATTTTTCTATAGCCAGTACCGTTTTGGATAATGTTTGGGTAATCTTTTTCCAGGTATCGCCAACCAGGCTATTACTTGGCGTCATCAAATGTTGATGTACCGCTATGAATTTGCCGCCGTCGTACCAATCTTTACCACCTCGGTATGGTAGAATGGCTTCATCTGACGCAATTTCCTGTAATCCAAAATTTACGGTATGCAACCAAACATCACGAAGGCTGCCATAGACTGGCGCTATTGATCCGGACACCAACTCCGCCTGACCTGTTCCTGTTAACGACTCATCCAGTATTTCTTCTTTCAATTTCGTACAAGCAAACACCGTATATATAATTGTGACCAGCACAAGAGCCCGATAAATATTTTTACTTTTCATTTTTCTTTCTATTTTGATTCTTATTTAAGAGATCGTTCCGATTAAAAAGTTAGGTTAACGCCAAACATAAAGGTTCTGGCCTTGGGATAAGTATAATAATCTATCCCGAAAGTTTGTATGCCTCCAGATTCAATTCCTGTGTTCAACTCAGGATCGAATCCTGAATAATCCGTTATAACGAAAAGGTTCTGGCCTGTCAGCAAAATCCTGATATCTTGAAATGCACGACCTAAACCTATTTTCCCCGGATCTAATTTATAAGATAATGTTGCATTGTTCAATCTCAAAAATGAACCATTTTCCAGAAACCTGGTAGAAACAGTATTGGAATTAGCAATAGATTCGCTGGGGAATTGTACTGCAAAATCAGTTGTATTATTCGACCTGGAAAGCTGCGCCTTTGTAAAGAGCGACATTTTTGTATGGTTGTAGATTTTATTTCCCGAAATGCCGTTGAAGTTCATTCCAAAGTCAAACGCCTTATACTTAAGATTTACATTAAAACCGTAGATAAGATCGGGTATTGCACTGCCCAGCACTCGCCGGTCGTTATCCAATATGGTTCCATCACCGTTTGCATCCCAAAATTTATTTAATCCATCGGCACCGATCCCGTCGAACCTGAAAAGATAGAATGCTCCAATAGGCTCATTGTTTATGTAGCCGTTAATGGTAGCACCGGTTTGACCGGCGCCCTGTGCCGATCCAGTGGTTAAAACCGAATAGGGCGAATTCTTGACCTTGTTCATGATATAAGTTATGTTGCCTCCCAGGCTATACGAAAAGTTACGGGTAGCATCACTATTATAATTCAACGCCAATTCAAGTCCATTGTTCTGAATTTTCATATTCTCAATATTGGCCCAATAGGTTGATGTCGGCTCAACAGGATCCGTCGGGACCACCTCCAGTAATATGTTTGATGATTTTTTGTTGAAATAATCTACCGTACCTGACAGTTGGTTGTTTAGTAAGGCAAAATCGAACCCAAAATCAAACTGCGTGGATACTTCCCATTGTAGATTGGGGTTGGCGAGCCTGGTGTAAACAATACCATATGGATAACCGTCGATAGAATTAGAATTGGTATTGATCGGGTAAGTGTCTGAGCTACCGGAGCCGGAAACTAACCGGGTTTCAGAATAGCTTGCCTGTGTAATCTTGGATGGAATTTCCTGGTTTCCGGTTTGTCCCCATCCGCCGCGCAACTTCAGGTTATCGAATATAGAATTTTTCATGAAAGCTTCATTGGCGATATTCCAGCCAAAAGCAAAGGAGGGGAAATAACCATACTTCCGGTTATCACCAAATTTTGAAGAGCCGTCTGCCCGTAAAGTAGCAGTAACCAGAAATCTTTCATCAAAGGAATAGTTTATCCTGGCAAAGAAAGATTGCAGTTCATTTTTAACGGCAGATGAATTTACAGAAGTCGGGTATTGATCAGAGCTGGTTTGATCCTGGTATATCGGCTCTATATTGTTATCTGCAAAGCCTCTGTAGGCAAACTGCCGGTTATTATCAGTGAACTTTTGGTACGAATGACCAACCATCGCTGTTAATTTATATAGAGGTTTACTCAGGCTGTAGGTGAGGGTATTTTCTGTCAGTTGATTGGAATTTGTACTGATATCAGTTACTACATCGCCATTAGAGACATCGCTTTCATTGACAACAGAGGTATAGGGTTTATATTGCCGGTCACGGTTCGTCGAAGAATAATCTATACCAAAATTCAGTTTATAGACAAGCCCTTTTACGATTTCAATCGACGGAGATATAGTGGCCAAAAAACGGTTATTGAGGGCTTTATCGCTATAAATATTATACCTGGTAATTGGGTTAAGTTCGTTTGTTTTAAGTGGTGTAGGAATGCCGTTTGTATAGGCAGGTATGGTTGGATTTAAGCCAAGCATATCACTGATTGTCGCATTGATATCTGGTCGAAGGTTCTCGATATGTGAAGCTGTTATGTTATAATCAACATTTATCCTGCCATTCCATGCTTTTTGCGTCATATTCAACTTACCAGAATACCGCTCTAATTCACTATTCTTTAAAATTCCTTCTTGCTTTTGATATCCACCGGACGCAAAGTAGGAGAATTTTTGGCTGGTTGCTCCGCTCATTGAAAAAATCAGGTTATTGGAAACCCCTGATTGAGTCAGTTCATCCTGCCAGTTTGTATTTCCTCCATAATCAATAAGAGTGCCTCCCGAGGCCGGTACCTGCTTGCGAAAAGCTGCGGCATCAAAAACTTTGATTTTCCCGGCCATAGACGACATAGCCGTGGACAGCCCGACGTTTATCTGTGTTTTTCCATCTTTTCCTTTCTTTGTAGTAATAACTACTACCCCATTAGACGCCCTGGAGCCATATACCGCTGTGGCACTTGCATCTTTTAAAACATCGATGCTGGCAATGTCGCCGGGATTAAGGAAGTTAAGGGGATTGGAAGCAACCCCAATGGATGAGTTGTCTATCAGGAAGCCGTCAATAACATAAAGAGGCTGCGTTCCAGATCTTAAGCTGCCGATACCTCTGATAATTACATTCTGTGAAGTACCGGGTTCGCCGCTGCTGGAAGTTATATTCACACCGGCCATTTTTCCCTGTAAAAGCTCTACCGGGTTGGTTACAACTCCTTTATTGAAGCTTTCGCTCTTTAGCGATACAATAGAACCCGTAACGTCCGATCTTTTTAAGGTTCCATACCCCACTACCACAACATCGTCCATTTGTGAAACAACTTGAGTCAATTGAACCGCTATTTTTGACTGACCATTCACCGGAATTTCTTTTGTTTCATAACCGGTAAAGGAGATTTGAAGAATAGCATTCGGAGCAACATCGATTATAAATTTCCCATCAGCGCTCGATGTCACGGCATGTGTTGTCCCTTTTTCTAGAACTGTAGCACCAGACAATGGCCGTCCATTTTTATCCGTTACCTTACCTGACACAGTTTGTTGTAATGCGGTTTGGCTTGCTTGCAAAGTACTGGCAAGACGTGGAGCACTTATTGCAGCCGAATACATCGACGGCGTTGAGAAACACGTGACTGCCAATAATAGTTTTTTGAAATTCATAGAAATTCTGGTTGGTTGAAAATGATATCAATCAATTAAATAATTTAGAACTTGAAACGATGGCGTTCGATTCGAGGCGAAATTATCGGTAGCGTTGTAACAAAAGGTTATGAGGGTTTTAATTTTATATTAACTTATCAACTTTTGTCCGCCGTGTTGATTACTAATATTTTATTTCTCTTTATCCTTTCTTTTCTTAAGGTAATGACATTGATTTTTTCATCGCTTTTTCCGGCAGCGCATAGCATCGCCGCAAGAATGGGTGGCAGAGCAGTTGTATTAAAAATCAATGCTTTAAGCAATCGCTTTCCATAATATGGAGTAAATGGGCATGGGGGATAATGAACTATGCATACCTACCTATGCCTTTTCTTCATAGCAGCAACCAGCAGTCAACAATTGATGCATAATTATTAGTAGTTCAACAACAACAAAAAGATAGCACCAGGGAGAATAATTAACCTGCCTGATGCTATAATGCTATAAAAAGTAAAGTAACAGATAATAGTTTCTGTGTCCCGGCGTCGCTGCCTGTTTATGATAAACACCTGACAATATCACGCAATTACCTGGATCAGGGACGACGCATTATATAAAAGAAATAATTATAATACTGTCGATATTCATGATAGATCTTCAATTCCGTCTTGATCTGTTCCAGAAATCCCTGCAGCGCCGGGCTACCCGATCCATCAAGCTGTGCCAGTTTTTGTGAAACAGGCTCATAATAATTTCTCCAGCCTACATCAGGAAGCGCGAATGCACCAATTGTGCTATAGCCCATCATCTCCATCAATCTCACTTTAGCAGACACCAGATCCATCTCAGGATAGTTGCTGTTCCAATAGTCTGTTAATAATTGGGGGCGGCTTTCTGTTGTCCAGGAAATTTCAGAAACCACCATAAAACCACCAGGCTTTAGGAGTTTGCCCCAGTTCTTCAAACCATAAGTGAATCCCATATTATAAATGGCACCTTCACTCCAGATCAGGTCAAAACTCTCTGCTTCGAAAGGTAACTTATCCATTTGTGCATGATGCAGCTGAATTCTGTCACTAAGACGCTGTTGGTCCCTTTTGATTTTTAATACATCTAAGAAATCCTGTACTCTATCCAGGGCATCCACCTTGGCACCGGTTTCCTGGCCCAGGACAATGGTTTGGGCACCGGTTCCACATCCGATGTCAAGTATATGTTCAATAGGACCCATTTCCATGATTCTGGTAAGGGCCCATTTCGTGGCCCGCGTGCTACCAGGTCCCTGCCTGGGCAGATCTTTGTAAAAATCAGTGATAATTTTCAGCAACTGTTGATCCATATGCGTTTTATTTAGGTGGAAAAAACAGCATTTACTCAATGCGTGTTTGTAAATCTAATGATTTCCGGCAAATTATCCTTATTTGTCATCCTTTTATTTTTGCAATGTCTCTGCTTCTTTTAAATACTCATTATCTGTAGATGAAACTCGTTCTGAACAAAGTTATTATTTGCCATGACATGCTAAAAATATGATTTTACCATTTGGTAAGAATATTTTCAAAATACATCATATTATTGACAATTATTCTATATATTTACTACTTCAACTTGTGAATATTACACCTAACAATACGCTATAAATGGAGAAAATAAAGATCTGGCTTGCCGGAGGTGACCCTTTACCAATTAAACAAGGCTTTCCCCGTCGCTACAAATCACGACAGTTTAATAATGCAACCTGCTACCATATAGAAGTCTCTGAAGACGAATATATCCTTTTCCAGAATATACAGGTTGGCCCCTTCTCTTGCTGGTATACGGAGTATTTCTTTAATAACCCAAAGATCTTATACTGTAACATGGTCTCTGAGGGTGTTGAGTTTCATAGTCTAATAGAAGGCGCTGCTATGTATAACATGAACCATCACCAAAAATGGTATATGGAATCGGAAGGCGTTCATAATATATTAGTGAATCCACCTCATCACACTATAACTGCGCTTACGGTTACGCCGTTAAAAACGTTTGATATACATGTAACAGCAGATTATTTTTTGTCGCTGATTGAGGACTATCCGGCGTTTGCCAAGCTATTACCGGCATTGAAGTCTGGTAAAATGGGAACACTATTCTCTGATAAGGAACAAAGTGCACTGGAGCTGAGATATCAGATCTCCAAAGCCCTTCAACGCTTTGCGCAGCAGACAAAATATACGCCACTGGAAAAGACCGCCTTAATGCAAGATATCAAGGCTGTCATTGCCTCTTACGCCAATGTTGATAGGCCTATGTCAACCGGCTTTAAAATTCAACAAGCAGAAATAGACACACTGATCCATATTAAGAATTATATTCAGACGCACTTTATGGACAGCCAGGTCATTGCCGATGCGCAATTAAAGTATCCGATATCTCCGGAAAAGTTAAACAAATGTTTTAAGATTCTATTCAATAGAAAGCCAAAAGAGTTCCTGATGTCTGAAAGAATCCGGCAGGCCAAAATATTCATGCAAAATAATCCTACCGCGACCAGACAGGAAATTGCCATGTCCGTAGGTTATTTGGACGCCAGGCATCTGAATACTTTATTTATCAAGTTTGAAGGCCATAATACGGAGCAATACAGGGCACAATTGCTGCAATTATCTAAACGCTAATGCAATCTGCTCTTTCAGGATTCGGACCGGTTCGGTACAAAGGTGTAACTGAACCGGTCTGTTTTATTTAGTTGCATGCCTAACCTGATGAATAAAAGCTGCCTGGCAATGAAGCATCCTTTCCGCATTTGACCCAGTTTTTTTCACCAACATTTCATGAAAAAATTCGCATTAAAACAAGAGAATTCTTCCTTCAATTTTCCCTCATTTTATCCATGAATAAGCGCAGCGGGCGCATTATATTTGTTGGCGTGAAAGAAACATACTTTTGGACAAGGCTGTTAGAGTGGCGAATAGTTTATGTGGCTGAGAAACTGCCAGAGAGCCGACTATTTCGAAAAGCTCTGTGTTTTAAGCAAAGCTATTGCACTACATGATTGATTAAATCGAAATGCCCTGGCCGGCTGGAACTGGTACATTGATAGCGTTACAGGTATCTGAGTGGAAGAGGTTGTGTGTATATTTTAATTTCCTGTCTTTCAACTGGTCGCGATCAGGATAGCCATTCCCCTATTATTTGTCACAGTAACTCATGCTGTAATCAGCCATGGGTCTTCCTTTTTGATATTGTCGTTATAGAATTTATTCATCTTATGCATTGTATATTATGTTACAACAAGTGTAACCCGACAAGACTTCGTCTGGGTCGGAAAACATCGGCGCAGCGGTGTTACCCTCTTTTTGCGCTCTGTTTACGAAACTGTCAACGCACAATAGAATTAATATACTGTGACATCTGGCCGAGGGCTCCTTGATTCGCTCATGGGACGGGTTGTCCTTACATTAGAGAGATAGGGTTCTTACCATAAGTCACTATCATAAGTTTGCCCCTAAACAATTTAGAATAGCGGCTGCTTAGATATGCGCTCAAACGACGGCATGAATACTGTAGCCCCTGTTTTATAAATCCAGGCAGCGTACGCGTATTATGGAAGGGACAATAATGAAGCTTATCGGGCTGTTCTGACTTCTGTCTCAGGTTGAACAGGGCTTGGGATGGGAAAAGTCGGGGGCTTTCATTAACAAAGAATAAGAAAAGCCTTTTTTCAAAAAAGTTAAGGAAGGTACTGTTTTAATATACCTTCCTCAACTTTTCGGCAAAGATTATTTTTTTGCTTTTTCTTTTTCGTGTTTTTTCTGCTGTTTTTTGGCTTCAGCATATGTCCATTCAACTAGACGACCAAAGGTCTGTTTTACGG containing:
- a CDS encoding glucosidase family protein, translating into MKIYRHNLGYYSKLLFLLLFVSLYSRKIGAQKPIWNLEDSVDGGIALQVASLKSSYQDHLEMSGKYMAAIVRYGVDEHSRLVLKRQLIFTRLRIIPNNTYGQLSQHFNGPPLPGITINGRPLQLQPTRFSIHGQLGFTATTPEGLLIKANLFPSMDKPAFIEQYRLVNQSEKPVTLNFQGIKDSVRMTDSSKGVYGSYVLRQKYFPENAFNKDNVLVITPGDAIDLALVTDGRTMQEQPYHYDGRYEWQKRARYLKEIHQNLVLQTPNDTINRMFDFAKIRASESIFDTKGGLMHGPGGGVYYAAIWANDQAEYMSPFFPFLGYEEGNASAINCYRLFARYMNPEYKPLPSSIIAEGTDVWQGAGDRGDQAMIAYGASRFALAYGEIVEAKRCWKLITWCLNFLETRKLPEGIIASNSDELEGRFPSGKANLSTNALAYGALVSAADLARALGHTDSVRIYKARAKALAFAIEQYFGRTIDHFETYRYYDGNTTLRSWICLPLVMGLMDRKEGTAAALLSKQLWSKNGILTEQGDSTYWDRGTLYTFRGLFNAGKTDLCYPYFSYYSAMRLLGSHVPYAIEAWPEGGQRQLSAESGLYLRAVTEGLFGIQPTGFNRFTLMPYMPRDWKTMTLAHIKAFNSDSNKEQDFSVRVDREGAKIKITVYNRHGVLHHGYWDEKTPYEITL
- a CDS encoding RagB/SusD family nutrient uptake outer membrane protein, with amino-acid sequence MKSKNIYRALVLVTIIYTVFACTKLKEEILDESLTGTGQAELVSGSIAPVYGSLRDVWLHTVNFGLQEIASDEAILPYRGGKDWYDGGKFIAVHQHLMTPSNSLVGDTWKKITQTLSKTVLAIEKLKPEAEKGDEEARKALPEMVAMRAYLNMMALDNWGLVFKKEKSSETSEILRKQEAIDYIEKDLLSALDAMGDDSYSGRLNKYSVMALLARLYLNAAVYRDPYGTPKFKKEDMDKVIEYTSNIISGPYELSAEYFDLFSDNNSANAELIFALDQRGVLQTEHQRWAYWSISGDQVPRPESPSTRGTDAAALTPDFYQTWVDAYGQVDPADADARFFKKNTIVPDNLKDLTGVNPSNDSNHYYCIKAEDFEIDRGILRGIIWGPRKDENGKILKCDDGGVRIYPVINTRTSGTSRTYVNHTLKIDFTAEGSLHNTGYRFSKYQFSHKAPDCCSFSAVDLVLIRLGEIYLMRAEAKLRNNDQAGALADINFLRTSRNARPAQTPAPLSKINLDILFRESGFELYWEGLRRTYQIRFGKYEGRWTEKTNNDAKKRLFPIPQQAIDGASSKEGFLVQNEGY
- a CDS encoding class I SAM-dependent methyltransferase — protein: MDQQLLKIITDFYKDLPRQGPGSTRATKWALTRIMEMGPIEHILDIGCGTGAQTIVLGQETGAKVDALDRVQDFLDVLKIKRDQQRLSDRIQLHHAQMDKLPFEAESFDLIWSEGAIYNMGFTYGLKNWGKLLKPGGFMVVSEISWTTESRPQLLTDYWNSNYPEMDLVSAKVRLMEMMGYSTIGAFALPDVGWRNYYEPVSQKLAQLDGSGSPALQGFLEQIKTELKIYHEYRQYYNYFFYIMRRP
- a CDS encoding SusC/RagA family TonB-linked outer membrane protein → MNFKKLLLAVTCFSTPSMYSAAISAPRLASTLQASQTALQQTVSGKVTDKNGRPLSGATVLEKGTTHAVTSSADGKFIIDVAPNAILQISFTGYETKEIPVNGQSKIAVQLTQVVSQMDDVVVVGYGTLKRSDVTGSIVSLKSESFNKGVVTNPVELLQGKMAGVNITSSSGEPGTSQNVIIRGIGSLRSGTQPLYVIDGFLIDNSSIGVASNPLNFLNPGDIASIDVLKDASATAVYGSRASNGVVVITTKKGKDGKTQINVGLSTAMSSMAGKIKVFDAAAFRKQVPASGGTLIDYGGNTNWQDELTQSGVSNNLIFSMSGATSQKFSYFASGGYQKQEGILKNSELERYSGKLNMTQKAWNGRINVDYNITASHIENLRPDINATISDMLGLNPTIPAYTNGIPTPLKTNELNPITRYNIYSDKALNNRFLATISPSIEIVKGLVYKLNFGIDYSSTNRDRQYKPYTSVVNESDVSNGDVVTDISTNSNQLTENTLTYSLSKPLYKLTAMVGHSYQKFTDNNRQFAYRGFADNNIEPIYQDQTSSDQYPTSVNSSAVKNELQSFFARINYSFDERFLVTATLRADGSSKFGDNRKYGYFPSFAFGWNIANEAFMKNSIFDNLKLRGGWGQTGNQEIPSKITQASYSETRLVSGSGSSDTYPINTNSNSIDGYPYGIVYTRLANPNLQWEVSTQFDFGFDFALLNNQLSGTVDYFNKKSSNILLEVVPTDPVEPTSTYWANIENMKIQNNGLELALNYNSDATRNFSYSLGGNITYIMNKVKNSPYSVLTTGSAQGAGQTGATINGYINNEPIGAFYLFRFDGIGADGLNKFWDANGDGTILDNDRRVLGSAIPDLIYGFNVNLKYKAFDFGMNFNGISGNKIYNHTKMSLFTKAQLSRSNNTTDFAVQFPSESIANSNTVSTRFLENGSFLRLNNATLSYKLDPGKIGLGRAFQDIRILLTGQNLFVITDYSGFDPELNTGIESGGIQTFGIDYYTYPKARTFMFGVNLTF
- a CDS encoding helix-turn-helix domain-containing protein encodes the protein MEKIKIWLAGGDPLPIKQGFPRRYKSRQFNNATCYHIEVSEDEYILFQNIQVGPFSCWYTEYFFNNPKILYCNMVSEGVEFHSLIEGAAMYNMNHHQKWYMESEGVHNILVNPPHHTITALTVTPLKTFDIHVTADYFLSLIEDYPAFAKLLPALKSGKMGTLFSDKEQSALELRYQISKALQRFAQQTKYTPLEKTALMQDIKAVIASYANVDRPMSTGFKIQQAEIDTLIHIKNYIQTHFMDSQVIADAQLKYPISPEKLNKCFKILFNRKPKEFLMSERIRQAKIFMQNNPTATRQEIAMSVGYLDARHLNTLFIKFEGHNTEQYRAQLLQLSKR